Below is a genomic region from Methylobacterium sp. FF17.
CGCCACGGCGGCGCGCCTCGGCGCGGCCGCGCATGCGCGCTACTGGGCGGCGCCGATGACCCTGTCGGATCACGCCGCCGCGCTGCTGTGCGTCTACGACCGTATTCTCACCGCGCAGGGAAGCCGACGCGAGATCAACGGCCCGCTGAATTCGGCGGCTTGAAAGTCGATTCGAATGTCGGCAAGATTTTGCAGCTTTTCGCGATCCGGCCTTGACGGTTATGTTGCACTGCAACATAAGACTTCTGCAGCGCGTCAAATCGATTGACCCGCCTTGGAGAGAACCGAGATGAACGGCCAGACCTTCGAGATCCCCGCCGAGATGCGCGCTTTCGCCGAGAAGAGCGTCGATCAGGCCCGCACCGCCGTCGACACCTTCGTCGGCACGGCGGTCAAGACCGCCGAGCAGCTGCAGACCACCTCGAAGTCGGTGCAGGATTCGCTGCAGACCGTCGTCGCCAAGGGCTTCGATCAGGTCCAGGAGAACGCCTCGGCGACCTTCGATTTCGCCCAGAAGCTGGTTCGCAGCCGCGACCTGCGCGAGGCCTTCGAGCTTCAGAGCGAGTTCCTGCGCAGCCGCGTCGCCAACCTGCAGGCCCAGGCCCAGGATCTCGGCGCCTTCGCCCAGAACACCCTGCGCCCCTCCGCCTGAGCGGGCGACATCCGGTCTCGAAATCCCGGGCGTGCCCGGGATTTCGAGCCGGCCAGGACAGCCAAACCGGTCCCGCGCGCGTTGCGACGGGACGCGGCTTCGAGCCGACGGGCGGCGGTCCCCAAGCGGCGCGGCCTCGAACCCGGATCGCCGCTCAGGAACGCGAGGGAGACGACAGCCATGGCGAGACGCCGCAGAACGCCACCCCCGCTTCGAGGTCGGGCGCCAGCCTCGACCCCGCCGACGGACGACCGCGAGGGGGGAGCGATGAACACGGACAGCATGCAGGGCGTCGACGGGGCGGGCCGGGACGGGGAATCCCTGCCGGACGCCCCCGCCGGGGCGTCGGACGCGAACATCCACGAGACGCTGCTGGAAGGCGTGTCGGCGGACGCCCTCGCGGCGCATGGCGGCGGGGAACCCGAGGCCGCGCCGCCCTCCGGTACCGACCGGAGCGACGCGACGGATTCCGAACCCACCCTCGCCGAAAACCTCACGGTCGTGCCGGAAGCGGCGGCCGAGCCGCTCCCGCTCGCCACGGAGGCCGTGGAGGCCGCGAGCGCCGCCTCCGAGTCCTTCGCCGAGGCCATGCCCGAGCCGGTCGCCGCCCCCATCGCGAACCCGCTCCCGGCGCTCGAAGGCATTCCCGTCGCCGTGCCGTCCATCCCGGAGCCGGGTCCCGGCTTCCAGACCCTCACGAAGCGCGCCGGGTCTCCCCGGATCGGGCAGGTGATGGGAGAGCTCGGCGAGGTCAACGCCACGCTGCTGACCTACCTGCGCGGCGAGGGCACGGCGGCCCTGGCCCATTGGCAGGCGCTCTCCGGCGCCAGGACCCCGGCCGACGCCCTCCGGATCCAGGTCGACGAGATGCAGCGGGCGGCCGACGCGTCGCTGAGCTGCTTCGCCGCCCTGGCCAAGCGCGCGGGCCGGTTCACCGCGCTGATCGGGCGTTCGTAACCGGCTCGGGCGCCGATGCCCCTCGCGTCGCTGCGTCGGCGCGTCTAGATAGCCCGGCAACCGTGGCGGCCCCCCTAGGACGAGGGCCGCCACGCCCTGTCTCCGGGAGTCCCACATGGCGCGCTCGTTCCGTCCGCTCGCTTCGCTGCTGACCGCGGCCCTCATGATCGCGCCCGCCTCGGCGCAGATAATGAAGTCGCCCGATGCGGCCCCCGAGAAGGCGGCGCCGCAATCGAAGGCGCAGGTCCAGCTCTCCTTCGCCCCCGTGGTGAAGCGGGCCGCCCCCTCCGTGGTGAACGTCTACGGCTCCCACGTGGAGGCGCGGGGCCAGAGCCGCAGCGCCATGGACGAGTTCATGCGCCGGTTCTTCGGCGAGAACGGCGGCGGGCGCGGGCGCGGTGGCGCGCCGGGCGAGCGGGCCCAGAAGTCCCTGGGCTCGGGCGTGATCGTGGACGAATCCGGTCTCGTCATCACCAACAACCACGTCATCGAGAACATGAACGAGGTGCGCATCGCGCTCGCCGACCGCCGCGAGTTCGAGGCCACCATCGTCCTGCGCGACCCCCGCACCGACCTTGCCGTGGTCAAGATCAAGAACCCGACCGGGGGCCTGATCCCGATGGCCTTCGGCGATTCGGAAGCCCTCGAGGTCGGCGACTTCGTGATGGCGATCGGCAACCCGTTCGGCGTCGGCCAGACCGTGACGCAGGGCATCGTCTCGGCCCTGGCGCGCACGCAGGTCGGCTCCTCCGACTACCAGTTCTTCATCCAGACGGATGCGGCGATCAACCCGGGCAATTCCGGTGGCGCGCTGGTGGACCTCCAGGGCCGGCTCGTGGGCATCAACACCGCGATCTACTCGCAGTCGGGGGGCAGCCACGGCATCGGCTTCGCGATCCCGGCGAGCATGGTCCGCGCCGTGGTGGAGACCGCCAAGGGCGGGGCCACGGCCGTGCGCCGCCCCTGGCTCGGCGCCCGCGTCCAGAACGTCACCCCCGACATCGCCGAGAGCATGGGGCTGGACCATCCCACCGGCGTCCTCGTGGCGAGCCTGCAGGCCAAGAGCCCGGCGGAGGAGGCGGGCCTGAAGCGCGGCGACCTCATCCTCACGGTCGACGGCAAGGCGGTCGACGACCCCGAGGCCTTCGGCTACCGCTTCGCCCTCAAGGGCCTCAGCGGCCAGACCCAGTTCGGCATCCTGCGGGGCACCGGCCGCTCGACGGTGACGGTCAAGCTCGGACCCGCCCCCGAGACGCGGCCGCGCGACACCCTGAAGGTCCGCACGCGCTCGCCCTTCCTCGGCGCCACCCTGGTCAACACCTCGCCGGCGGTCGCCGAGGAGCTTCAGGCCGATTTCCCCGCCGAGGGCGTCGCCGTCTCGGGCGTCGACGAGGGCTCGGTCGCCGCCCGGGCGGGCCTGCAGAAGGGCGACATGATCGTGGCGATCAACGGCATGCCGATCGCCACCACCAAGGACCTGGAGCGGATCACCCGCAACAGCCTCAACATGTGGGAGGTCTCGATCAACCGGGGCGGCGAGGTGCTGACCTCGGTGTTCGGGGGATAGGGCCGGAGAGCCTGTCGATGGGCCGGAGGCCGCGATCTTTACGGGTTGCGGTCGGCCGGCGCCCACGTCTTTGATGCACCGATGTCCGATCTCTTCGCCTCGGCCGGCCTCGCGAACGCCGCGCCCCGCCCCCTCGCGGATGCCCTGCGCCCGAAAACCCTCGCGGAGGTGGTGGGCCAGGAGCACCTGACCGGGCCGGACGGGGCCCTGACCCGCCTCCTCAAGGCCCGCTCCTTCGGATCGCTGGTGTTCTGGGGACCGCCCGGCACCGGCAAGACCACCGTGGCGCGGCTGCTCGCCCACGAGACCGACCTGCATTTCGAGCAGATCTCGGCGATCTTCTCCGGCATCGCCGAACTCCGGAAGGTGTTCGATGCGGCGCGCGGGCGCCGGGCCATGGGCCGGGGCACGCTGCTCTTCGTGGACGAGATCCACCGGTTCAACCGCTCGCAGCTCGACGCCTTCCTGCCCGTGATGGAGGACGGCACGGTGACGCTGGTGGGCGCCACCACCGAGAACCCGTCCTTCGAGCTGAACGCCGCGTTGCTGTCGCGGGCCCGGGTGCTGCTGTTCCGGTCGCTCGACGATGTCGCGATCGCCAAGCTGATGGTCCGGGCCGAGGCCCTGACGGACCAGCCCCTGCCCCTCGACGCGGAGGCGCGCGGCGTCCTCGTGCGCATGGCCGACGGGGACGGGCGCGCCGCCCTGACCCTCGCCGAGGAGGTCTGGCGCTCGGCGAAGCCGGGGGAAGTCTTCGACGCGGAAGGGTTGCAGGCCATCATCCAGCGGCGCGCGCCGATCTACGACAAGTCCCAGGAGGGGCACTACAACCTCATCAGCGCCCTGCATAAGACCGTGCGCGGCTCCGACCCGGACGCGGCGCTCTACTACCTCTGCCGGATGCTCGACGGGGGCGAGGACCGCCTGTTCATCGCCCGCCGCCTCGTGCGCATGGCGGTGGAGGATATCGGGCTCGCCGACCCGCAGGCCCTGGTGGTCGCCACCGCCGCCAAGGACGCCTTCGACTTCCTCGGCTCGCCCGAGGGCGAACTCGCGCTCGCCCAGGTCACGGTCTATCTCGCCTGCGCGCCGAAATCGAACGCGGTCTACGAGGCCTACAAGGCTGCCACCCGGGTGGCCAAGGCGCACGGCTCGCTGCCGCCGCCCCGCACCATCCTCAACGGCTCGACCAAGCTGATGCGCAAGATCGGCTACGGCGAGGGCTACCGCTACGACCACGACGAGCCCGACGCCTTCTCGGGCCAGGATTACTGGCCGGAGAAGCTCGGCCGCCAGCAGTTCTACGCGCCGACCAACCGGGGCATGGAGCAGCGCTACGCCGACCGTCTCGCCCACTGGGAGACCCTGCGCCGCCAGCGGCGCGCGTCGGAGGAATGAGCGAGGGGCGACCGCACCGCACAAAAGTCGGTGGACCTCGCCGGAGCGAGCCTGTAGGTGGGCCGGCCCAATCATCCAGCGCTGATGCCGGAGACCATCATGGCGGCCTGCGGCCTCGATTTCGGCACCTCGAACACCACCCTCGGCCTCGTCACCGGCGGGGCACCCGCCCTGGTTCCCCTGGAAGGCCGCCACCTCACCATCCCGAGCGCGATCTTCTTCCCCCCGGGGCAGGCGCCCTTCGTCGGGCGCGCCGCCATGGCCGAGTACGTGGAGGGCACGCCGGGGCGCCTCATGCGCAGCCTGAAGTCGGTCCTCGGCTCCTCCCTGCTCGAGGAGACGACGCCGGTGGGGCGTGAGCGGATCAAGTTCCGCGACGTCATCGGGCGCTATCTCAGCGCCGTGAAGGCGCGGGCGGAGGCCGCGACCGGCCAGTCCCTCGACACCGTGGTGCATGGCCGCCCCGTCCACTTCGTCGACGGCGATCCCGAGGGCGACGCCCGGGCCGAGGGCGCCTTGCGCGAGATCGCCGCCAGCGTCGGCTTCCGCCACGTCTCCTTCCAGTTCGAACCGATCGCCGCGGCCCTCGACTACGAGCAGCAGGTGCGCACGGAGGAGATCGCCCTCATCGCCGATATCGGTGGCGGCACCTCCGACTTCTCCATCGTGCGGCTGTCGCCGGCGCGACACGCCAGGGCGGACCGGGGCGACGACATCCTGGCCAATGACGGCGTGCGCATCGGCGGCACGGATTTCGACCGCCGCCTCAGCCTCGGCATCGTGATGCCGCTGCTCGGCCTGGGCAGCGCGATGAACCGGGGCGACCTCGACGTGCCCACGGGCTACTTCCACGACCTCGCCACCTGGTCGAGCATCAACCGGCTCTACAATGCCAAGACCCTGCGGGAGATCGAGGAGGTCCGCCGCGATGCGCGGCGGCCCGACCTCCTCGCGCGGCTCCAGACCGTGGTGGAAGCCGAGCGCGGCCATTCGCTGGCCATGGAAGTGGAGGGTGCCAAGATCGCCAGTTCCGAGCACGGCCACGGCCGCATCGCCCTCGACTGGGTCGAGGCCGGGCTCGCGGCGGAGATCGATCGCGCGGGCCTCGTCGTGAACACGGACGAACTCGCCCGGCGCATCGCGGAGCGGATCGCCCGCTGCCTCGCCCAGGCGGGACTGGACGCCGACCGGATCGATGCCCTGTTCCTCACCGGCGGTTCGACGGGCCTGCCGCATGTCCGCGCCGCGCTGACGGCCTGCGTGCCGAAGGCCCGCGTGGTCGACGGCGACACCTTCGGCTCCGTCGGCAC
It encodes:
- a CDS encoding phasin, producing MNGQTFEIPAEMRAFAEKSVDQARTAVDTFVGTAVKTAEQLQTTSKSVQDSLQTVVAKGFDQVQENASATFDFAQKLVRSRDLREAFELQSEFLRSRVANLQAQAQDLGAFAQNTLRPSA
- a CDS encoding Do family serine endopeptidase yields the protein MARSFRPLASLLTAALMIAPASAQIMKSPDAAPEKAAPQSKAQVQLSFAPVVKRAAPSVVNVYGSHVEARGQSRSAMDEFMRRFFGENGGGRGRGGAPGERAQKSLGSGVIVDESGLVITNNHVIENMNEVRIALADRREFEATIVLRDPRTDLAVVKIKNPTGGLIPMAFGDSEALEVGDFVMAIGNPFGVGQTVTQGIVSALARTQVGSSDYQFFIQTDAAINPGNSGGALVDLQGRLVGINTAIYSQSGGSHGIGFAIPASMVRAVVETAKGGATAVRRPWLGARVQNVTPDIAESMGLDHPTGVLVASLQAKSPAEEAGLKRGDLILTVDGKAVDDPEAFGYRFALKGLSGQTQFGILRGTGRSTVTVKLGPAPETRPRDTLKVRTRSPFLGATLVNTSPAVAEELQADFPAEGVAVSGVDEGSVAARAGLQKGDMIVAINGMPIATTKDLERITRNSLNMWEVSINRGGEVLTSVFGG
- a CDS encoding replication-associated recombination protein A, with the protein product MSDLFASAGLANAAPRPLADALRPKTLAEVVGQEHLTGPDGALTRLLKARSFGSLVFWGPPGTGKTTVARLLAHETDLHFEQISAIFSGIAELRKVFDAARGRRAMGRGTLLFVDEIHRFNRSQLDAFLPVMEDGTVTLVGATTENPSFELNAALLSRARVLLFRSLDDVAIAKLMVRAEALTDQPLPLDAEARGVLVRMADGDGRAALTLAEEVWRSAKPGEVFDAEGLQAIIQRRAPIYDKSQEGHYNLISALHKTVRGSDPDAALYYLCRMLDGGEDRLFIARRLVRMAVEDIGLADPQALVVATAAKDAFDFLGSPEGELALAQVTVYLACAPKSNAVYEAYKAATRVAKAHGSLPPPRTILNGSTKLMRKIGYGEGYRYDHDEPDAFSGQDYWPEKLGRQQFYAPTNRGMEQRYADRLAHWETLRRQRRASEE
- a CDS encoding Hsp70 family protein — encoded protein: MAACGLDFGTSNTTLGLVTGGAPALVPLEGRHLTIPSAIFFPPGQAPFVGRAAMAEYVEGTPGRLMRSLKSVLGSSLLEETTPVGRERIKFRDVIGRYLSAVKARAEAATGQSLDTVVHGRPVHFVDGDPEGDARAEGALREIAASVGFRHVSFQFEPIAAALDYEQQVRTEEIALIADIGGGTSDFSIVRLSPARHARADRGDDILANDGVRIGGTDFDRRLSLGIVMPLLGLGSAMNRGDLDVPTGYFHDLATWSSINRLYNAKTLREIEEVRRDARRPDLLARLQTVVEAERGHSLAMEVEGAKIASSEHGHGRIALDWVEAGLAAEIDRAGLVVNTDELARRIAERIARCLAQAGLDADRIDALFLTGGSTGLPHVRAALTACVPKARVVDGDTFGSVGTGLTIEAARRAA